GATCCGCGACTTTCTCTCGCGATGCTGGTTAGAAACCTTGATCGCTAACCTTTTTATGATACTCGTCGGTCTTTTAGGAACCGTAATTGGAATTTTGCTTTTTTGCGTCGGGCTCTTGCCGATCAGTGTGATTTGCTTGCTGGGTAATGCCGCGATCTTGCTGCAGCTTTATCAACTGTATCTCGCGCGCGGGGGTGAGCCGATCCCCCTCAAGCCGATGGCGACCGACGTTCCGCCGGTCTATCAGCCTACCGCAGAACCGGGGCTCACTCTGCCGAACTCCGCAGCACCTCCACTTGACCCTGAAGCGACGTAGCCCCAGCCCGCACTTTTTGATGCGGCCAGCCGCCTGCATAAGGGAGCAGCGGGGCTTGTCAAGGAGAAATCGCCTTGGGCACTTCTTGCTTGCAGCTTCTCGCGTTGGAAGTGGACGCTAGGCGAGGCATACGAAAATCGTTCAATGTGAACTTCGATCACATTAAGAGCCTGCCTCCACTAACCATGGCAACTACTTCAATGGAAGCCAACGAGGCTCCAGCTGCTTCTAGCTTCCACCGCTCTTTTGCCCAACCTAAGCACCGAACGACCTCGCCAGAAAAAACTCAAAGGTGAACGATTTCCACGAGGCCTCAGCCTCTCGTGACAGCTAATCGAGACCAAAGAGCACAAAGACAATCGCAAGCCATTACTAACAATGGACTTACATCTTTAACTGCAAACATTTATCCAGGGGCTAGAGCCTTGTGGTATTACACCGCAGTCGATTGAAAGCCTGAAGAGGGCAGGACTTCCGCTGGTTCGACCAGCTGGCCAAGTCAACTCGGCTGTTCCTCTAGTGTGAACTTCAATTCCGCTAGAAGTTTGAACATCGGAGTGCGTTAATTTTAAGCAGCGGCATGGAAGTCGCCCTAGAGCGATGCTACGCACACCACCTAGTAGACGTACGTCTTGAAATTCTTTTCCCGCATATTCTCTTAAAAATGCTTGCGGGAACTAGGGCTTACCCGTTCGGCACACTCTTTGCTTTCGACGGGTTATGTACTGCGGATACGGCTACCCGCCCACCTGGAGTGGCGGGTGTTCGCTCGTGGGAAACCGCAGCCTCGTCTGGAAAGGAATGTGATTGTGACTGTTTTTCGAAGTTGGAAAAAAGGGTTCACGCTGGTCGAACTGCTGGTGGTGATCGCCATCATTGGGGTGCTTGTGGCACTTCTGCTCCCTGCTGTTCAAGCAGCTCGCGAAGCGGCTCGTCGTTCTTCGTGCAGCAACAACCTCAAGCAATTGGGTCTCGCGCTCCACAACTACCACGACACGCTCGGTAGCTTCCCTTACGGCTACATGGAAGTTGGCACGCGTCTGAAGCGCAACTGCTGGTTCCAAGGGGTGCTCCCGTTCATGGAACAGACGGCGATGTACGACAAGTACTCTGCCCTCACGATCGAGTGGATCATGGACGTTCCTGACACGATCAAAGACATCCCCATCAAAACGATGAACTGCCCATCGGATGGTTCGGGGGGATCTAACTCACAGGGTGCCAACGGTGGAAACCGTGGTCCTGGCTACGGTGCTCAAGGCAATTATGTCGGCTGCACAGGCGATGGTTTGATGGTTTATGGCACTGCCAACGACGGACTCTTTTTTCAATTATCGAACAATACTTTCGGTAGCGTGATCGATGGAACGAGCAACTCGCTTGCTTTTGGTGAAGTGATCATTCGCGGCAAGAGCAACACCAATAGCGCTTGGGGTGACGGCGGATCGTACTGGGGTGGTGCTCGTTGGGGTGGCTATGGTTTCACGACCATGGAAGCTCCTAACACAACGATCGCCGACCAAGTTTACCTCTGCAAGTCGACCACTTGGAAAGGTGCCCCTTGCACCTCGATTACGTCGTCCGACACGCAGCGCAACTTCCTTCGCAGCTACCATCCTGCTGGTGCTCAAGTCGCACTGATCGACGGTAGTACACGCTTTATCTCGAATACTATCAACATCACCACCTATCGCGCTCTAGGTACGATCAACGGTGGCGAAACCTTGGGTGAATACTAAACGCCGACACAGCTTGTTGGTTGTTCTCACAGTCCTCAGCATGTTTTGTGCTGAGGACTTATACACCCAACGAGCTTGAACGCTAATTCATAAACATGTTCATTTATTGCTATGCGGGAGGTTGTGACGTGCTGCGTAAGTTGATGGGTCTCACGCTGGTTTGCCTCGCGAGCTTTGCTGCAGGATGTTCCTCAGGAAGCTCCGAAGTGAAGGTGGAAGGGACCGTAATGTTCATGAATACGCCGGTGGAAAGTGGTGAGATTATTTTCATGCCGGAAGATGGCAAATCGCCGAATGTCGCCACACGGATTGAGCAAGGGAAATATAGTCTCGTTGCGTCACCGGGCCTGAACCGGGTGAGCATCACCGCTTACCGCGAAATTCCAGGCAAGTTCGACAATTCGAATCCTGGTCAACCGACGCCAATGACCGAAATGTATATTCCGCCTCAATTCAACTCGAACACGACGCTCAAGGTGACGGTCGACGCAGCTCAGCCGACGCTTGATTTCCCACTCGGCAGCAGCTAGTTCGCGTAGAGCTTTCGCCTTGAACTTGGCAGTTATAGTACATGCCCAGTGCTCCGGTGGAACAATGGTGAGGCACCCTTGGCCGTCTCGTTTCAAACTAGGCGGCCTTGGGTATTTCTTGGCACAGTATCAAGTGCGTAAGCGGGCACCAAATACTGTCGCAAGCGCCGAGCGGCCAATTCGCTTTGTGTGGCTTGAAATGTTGTGCCGAGTGTGCTGATTGATCGCAGGCTATGCCTTAGCCAACGCTTCCTAGATCGAGCGTTTTCCCATATCGCACCAGTACCATACGTCGCAGTTTTGCGAGCTCTTGCGTGGCCAGTTCCGGTGATTCCAGCAGCATCTGCTGCGCGTCGACACGCGCCTTCAGCAAGATCTCGCGATCGCGCACCAGGTCGGCCATGCGGAGCGGTGGCAAGCCATGCTGCTTCGTACCGAGCAAATCGCCGGGACCCCGCAATCGAAAATCAATCTCGGCGAGTTCAAAGCCGTCGGTCGATTGCGTGAAGGCAGCGAGGCGCTGCTGGGATTCTTCGGTTGATGGCTGCGCGAAAACACAGCAGAACCCCGGATGCTGTCCGCGCGTCACGCGCCCACGAAGCTGGTGCAGCTGAGCAAGTCCAAACCGCTCGCCATCTTCGATGGTCATGAGGGTAGCATTCGGGACGTCGATTCCGACCTCAATCACCGGTGTCGCAATCAGGACCTGCAATTTTCCCGCTTCAAATCGAGTCAGTATCTCATCCTTTTCGGTCGACGACATTTTTCCGTGAAGCATTCCGCAGCGAATCCCCTGGAGTTCTCCCTCTGAGAGTTTTTCATACAAGGTGGTGACCGACTGCGCTTCAATATGCTCCGACTGCTCCACCAATGGGGCGATAACATAACCTTGCCGACCTTCGGCCAACCGCTTGCGAAAGAAATTCCACCATCCCTCGCGACGCTCGTCTCCCACGCAGTAGGTGTTTACCTTTTGACGACCAGGAGGTGTTCCCGTCAGAGTGCTCACCTCGAGATCACCAAACAGTGTCAAGCTGATCGTTCGGGGAATCGGGGTCGCGGTCATCACCAAGTAGTGTGGATTCTCGCCCGCCCCTTTCAGTGCTGCACGCTGTCGAACTCCAAACTTGTGCTGCTCGTCGATCACCACCAGCCCGAGCTTGGCAAATGGAAGATCACTTCCGCCCGCTGAAGCCGCGATGGCATGGGTGCCGACGACAATATCGATCTCGCCTTGCTGAATTTTGGCGAGCGTTTGTTTGCGTTCGCCAGTGGGCATCGAGCCTGTGACGCAAGCTATCCGGACACGACTTGCAGCGAGCCGATCGGCAAGCGTTCGCGCATGCTGACGTGCCAAAACTTCGGTGGGGGCCATCAGTGCCGCTTGCCGGCCGTGGGCAACGGTCAGTAGCATGGCAAACATCGCGACCACGGTTTTCCCGCTCCCAACATCTCCCTGAAGCAGGCGATTCATCGGCCGATCGCGCCCCATATCGGCTGTTATTTCATTGATCACCTGCCGCTGACTTTCGGTGAGCGCAAATGGCAGGAGCCGAGTGATGCGGGCATCGATCCGCGCATCGATCGGCATCGGAACTGCTGTGCAATTAGTCTCGAGTCGCGATTTTCGCCAGCAAAGAGCGAGCTGCAGGACCAGCAATTCTTGGTAGATGAATCGACGTCGAGCCCCCTCTAACCTCTCTTTTGAAGTCGGAAAGTGTACCTCTAAAGTTGCTTCAGAGATCGGGAGTAAGTCGTGAGCTTTTCTTAATTCATCCGGAAATACTTCTTCAAGATATTCCGAATACTTTTCCACGACATTTTGCACCATGCGGCGCATCTGCGTTTGCGTAATCCCATCGGTGAGCGAGTACACCGGCAAGATTCGCCCGGTGGGAGCATCTTCATCGTCGGCAAGCATCTGGGTCCGAGGGTGAGTGAATTCCCAGCGTAAGCCCTGTAATTTTGGTGCTCCTGAAACCAGGACGCGACGGCCTGGTTTGTACTTGTCGCGTAAAAATCCCTGGCTGAACCACATGCAGCGAATGTACTGCGTTCCCTGGCGAACGAGCACGGCGAGCAACGTACGTCCATTGCGGAGTGGGCGGAAATCAACCTCTTCGACCACTCCCACTACGCTCGCCATCACCCCTTCTTCGAGCTGCGAAACTTCGCGCAGCTCGCTCATATCCTGGTAACTGCGAGGAAAGCAGAAGAGTACGTCGCGCGCGGTGCGGAGCTCGAGACGATGCAAATAAGGCGCGCGAGCAGGCCCGATCCCACGAATCTCTTCGACAGGAGTTGCCAAAAATTGCGAGGGTGTTTGCCGCGCGTCCATGGCGGCAATATAGCAACTTCTTATCTCGCCGCGATCACATCAGAGTGAGCGCAGCATCTGTTTTTCGTGAGCCGCCCTTAAGCAGCCCGGCGTGCCTGGTAGAGATAGGGATTCAGGGATGGATCGTTATACATCTTCAGCTGACGGTAGGTCTTGTGCTTCTTACGTCCAGCAAAGATGTCGTCGATGAGTTGCTGAGCTGAAGCCGACAAATCGTCGTGCTGTGCCAGGGCGATGGCCAGTTTGCGTTCGACCCCCTCGACATGCTCGGCCGTGGCGTCGAGGCGATCGCGCTGTTCTTTCAAGTGATAAATCCGAAGTGCCAGGATCGACAGGCGATCGATCGAGCTTCCCGGAGTTTCGGTGTTCAGCGTGGCGTGTGCTCCTGGACGAATGCCGACGCGATCGACCTCGGCGGTGATCATATCGTCGAGTTTTTCGATCCAGTCGTTGCGCTGCTGATTAAATTTGTCGATCGCACGCTTCACTTCAGCGATGCGGGCGTCGGAGACTTCTCGGCTCCGGGCAATATCTTCTTCGTGCCACAGCTGATAGTTGAAGCTCAGCTGCGTGCAAACGGCCGCCAGGAAACCTTGATACGGATTGTCGATCGCGCGCTGATGCCAGCGGGCGACCATAGTGGCGTGGAGCGTAGTAACCTCGGCGATGCGAATCATCCATGACCTCGCGGGCGGGAAACGAACAGGAGAGAGTAAAGCAGATGGCTTGTGAGCCGAAGTGTATCGACGAGCGATGTTTTGGGGCAAGCTCGCTTCGCACAGCAGCGCAAGAATTACGGCAACCAGTGTCACTGTTACACGGCGATTGCCAGAGCTTCTCTAGTCACCGCGGCGCTCGTCGGGTTAAATAGGAGTAGCCCTAAGTCCCCTGGGGACAAACGGTTCACGATGCTGGCACGCTCGATCGATTCGGAAATCGTGGTCAGCTGATTTCACTTTTACCCTAGAAATTCCGCGTCAGAATGCAGGCTATCATGGCGAGCCCCAGCGGCACGAAGACGAACATCGGCTTCTACAGCATCCTGATTCTGACGATCGGTTGCGGGCTAGCACTGCTATCGTTCTCGGGCAGTGGCTTTGTGTTCTCGCAGCGTGCCCCACTCTCCAAACTCACGCTGAGCGACATTCCTTTTAACGGCGAACGGGCCTACGAGCACCTCAAAACCGTTTGCGCTATTGGGCCGCGAATTTCGGGGACCCAGGGAATGCTCGACCAACAGGCCTACCTAGTGAAGCATTTTGAATCGATCGGGGGGAAGGTGACGCTCCAATCGTTCGACATTCGTCACCCCGAAACGGGCGAACGAACGACGCTCGCCAACCTGATTGTCGAGTGGCATCCTGAGCGCGAGGAGCGAATCCTAGTCGCCTGCCACTACGACACCCGTCCCTTTCCCGACCAAGATCCTAATCCTCGGCTTCGCCGCGAACCTTTCATCGGCGCGAACGATGGGGGAAGTGGCGTGGGACTTCTCTGCGAACTCGGGACGATGATGCCGCAATTCGAGAGTAAGTATGGTATCGACTTTGTACTGTTCGACGGCGAAGAGTTGGTCTACGACGATCGCGATAAATACTTTCTCGGCTCGGAGCATTTCTCGAACGAATACATTCGCAATCCTCCTCGGCATAAGTACCGCTCGGGAATCTTGCTCGACATGGTGGGAGATGCCGAACTGCAGGTGTTCCGTGAAAGCCTGAGTATGAGTTGGCCCGAGACACGTCCCATCGTGCTCGACATTTGGAAGACGGCTGAAGACTTGGGGGTGAAAGAATTCATTTCGCGCACGCGTCACGAAATTCGCGACGACCACCTAGCGCTCCGCAACATCGCCAAGATCCCCACCTGCGATATCATCGACTTCGACTATCCGCGCCCCGGAAATGTGAACTACTGGCATACGACCAAAGATGTTCCCGAGAACTGCAGCGCCCTATCGCTCGCGAAAGTGGGCTGGGTGGTCCACGAGTATCTGAAGCGGCTGAAGTAACCATCAATAAATCCGTGGCTGCACTAAGTGCTGCAGAAGCGCACGCGTCACGTATTTCGAGCGAACCACCACTTTGTCGAGACGATCATGCCCCCATCGATCTGGTTTTCTGTGGGGCTGGTGGCATCGTCGATCTTTCTTATTGCGATGCATCTGGTCACATGGAGAAAAGCGGATCACGGCGCTCTGACCGATGCCGATCAGCTTTTCTATCAACAGCAATATCAGCGGCGCACGACGGCAAGCGGACTCCTGGGGATCATCGGGGTGCTCCTCTCGGCGGAGTCGATCCTGGGAGATGCGATTACCAAATCGCTGTTTCTCCTCGGGATTGCAAGCGCGGTTTGTGTCACATTGGTCCTCGCGCTTTCTGATTGGCTCGCAACCCGCAAACACTACGAGCAGCATAAGCGCGACGCAGCCGCCGAGCATGCCTTGCTACGAGCCGAGATCGAGCGTTATCACCGCGAGCAATCCGACCAGCATCGAACTTCATCGGGCGACTCACCTGACACACCATAGATCATCGGCGTGCGACTGTATTAGCGATATTCCCCTCTTCCCAACGAATCAAACGCTCTCATGACAACCACCTCGAAGTTGTATCGCATCGCCGTCTATGGTGGAGATGGCATTGGGGCAGATGTCACGCGCGAGGCTTTGCGTCTGCTTAACGCAGTAGCGCAGCGTCATGCATTTCAACTCGTACTGACGGAACTCGATTGGGGCATCGATCACTATCGACGAACTGGAGTCGTGGTCCCCGAAAACTTCCTCGAGATTCTGCGGCCTCACGATGCAATTTTGCTCGGCGCAGTCGGTTGGCCAGCAGAACTTCCCGACCATGCGACACTCGCCCCCCTCGTTCGCATTCGTCAGGCGTTTGATCAGTATGCGTGCGTTCGTCCCGCATGGTTGCTCCCTGGTGTTCCCTGCGTTTTGACGGGGAAATCGGCGGGGGATATCGATTTGGTCGTGATCCGCGAAAATAGCGAAGGGGAATATGTCGACCAAGGGGGCTGGCTCCATCGAGGGACCGATCGCGAGGTGGCGATTCAAACAGCGGTTCATTCGCGACGGGGGGTAGCGCGTATTTTGCGCTATGCTTTTGAGCTCGCGCGAAAGCGCAAACAGAAACTCACAATGGCGACGAAATCGAACGCGCAGCGCTATGCCTACGTGCTGTGGGATAACCTGCTCGACGAAATCGCGCCCGAGTATCCTGATGTCGCGAGCGAGCGGCAGCACTGCGACGCGCTGCTGATGAACCTGGTGCGCTGGCCCGAGCGATTCGATGTGATCGTGGCGTCGAACTTGTTTGGCGATCTGCTCACCGATCTAGCGGGACAACTTGCAGGGGGACTGGGCCTGGCTCCTTCCACCAATACCAATCCCGAGCGCAACTTTCCTTCGATGTTCGAACCGGTGCATGGGAGTGCGCCCGACATCGCTGGAAAAGGAATTGCCAATCCAACCGCTGCCATTCTCTCGGCGGCGATGATGCTAGAGCATCTCGGCGAAGTCGCAGCGGCACGAATGATCGAGCAGTCGATCGCCTCGACACTTGCAGCAGGGCATCGTACTCGCGATTTGGGGGGAACACTCTCGACCATCGAGTTCACTGATCGAGTGCTCGAGCATCTCTAATGTGGGCCGCGCGACTTCGCCACAATCTGCTGCTCGAGTGCGAGCAAGCGGCGTTTCATATCGAGGCCATCGGGAGCGGAGTAGCCACCAATTTTCCCACCACTAGCGACTACCCGATGGCAGGGAACAACCACGGGAAAACGATTGGTGCGCATGACGCTTCCCACGGCTCGCGAGGCGCGTGGCGAGCCAGCCATCGCCGCCAGATCGGCGTAGGAGCGTGTCTCCCCCAGTGGAATTGCGCGGCAAGCATCGATCACCGTGCGCGTGAAGGGGGCCAAGTGATCGAGTGCCAGTGGAAGATCGGCAAAATCATCTCGCTTACCAGCGGTGAAAGCAGCGAGGCGTTTAGCAATTTTGGCAATCCACTTCGGCGGATTAGTGACGGCAACGGCGGCACTATCTTGTAGCGCAATGGCTGCGGAGCGCCGGCCAAACACCAGCGACGTGAGCTTCGATTCACTCCAAACGATTGCTGTGTAGCCGAGTTCCGTCTCCAGCACGTACGACCACTGCGGCAATTCACCAGGAAGAGATTCGCGCGACGTTTGCTGCGCCGAAGTTAACCGGCGACGTTTCGTGATCGTGGACATCGAATGCACGCCTGCTCTAGCGGAGAAGGAACGAACCGAAGCGACGTTTCGTGCGTCTTGAAGGGGAGTGAGAATATTTATTCTATCGCTAGCAGCGCACGCGGAAATGAGGGCCAGCAAGTTTCGCAGCAACTGCCATACTTAACGCTGGCTGATGGTCACTTTGACAGTAATTGTGGCGTGGTCCTATACTACCTGATTGGTCCTGAGCAAGCAGTCGGACCTAAGCAACTTACCCACGGAGGCAATCATGAACTACCAGTCGTTTTGCGACGACTACTACATCAACGTGAGTTTGAGCACGGAGATGGACCTGCCTCAATCGCGTGAGACAGTGCTGCATCACTTCGAGCAGATGAAAAAGCACTATCCGCGCATGCGAAATTTCTTCAGCCGCGAACGAGGTGAACTCGTTCTCGAGGAAGACAAAGACCGTGGCGACTATCGCTGGACCAGCTGCGAGGTCCGTCGCATTTCGAGTGGCTACGTGAACCCAGTTTCGGTCGAAGAGGCGTTTAAGCAGCATGCTCTGCTGCTCGATATCGCCCCTTACACGCTGTCGGTAAGTCCCCTCGACTGCGAAACGCTGAGCGTGACTTATGGCTTCGACTTCACCTATCGCGGCAATCATAATCAGCTGCTGCTCAGCGCTCTGGGAATCGCTCCTGCGTTTGAACGCTTGACCAACATTCCAGGCGCTGGGGTACTCGCTTTCGACCCGTCGATTCAGTTTGCTGTCGACGACGATTGCCGAACGCAGTGTCGATTGAGTGTCGAATCGCGCACTACCGCCTATCACGTCCGCACGCGCGAGTTTCCCGAGGAACAAGTGAGTGTCTACTTCACCACTCGACGCTATGGGAGCCTCGAATCGGGGGAAACCTTTGTGACCACGATGCAGCGACTTTCAGAAATCGCTAGCGAAATCGTCGACAACCACATTCTCGAGCACGTACTTCGGCCCCTGAAGTCGACCATCGCCATCAGCTAGCGCATGTCGCACGGACGAGTAGCGCGGCTCGCAGCAAGAGATGCAAGAAACGACAAACGAGTGGTTGCCAAGCTCGAAGAAGCAGGCAACCACTCGTTTTGTTTTCAGGAAGCTACGAGAGCTTGTGGCTCGTGATCTTGGTGATCGACGAAGCCACAACTGCTATCTCTTAGCGCGACGCGCTCTAACGTCCCCCTCGACCGCCACCACGGCGGCCGCGGCCACCATGCTCGGGTCGGCTGCTGCGGGCTGCGATGTTCCCATCGACGATCGACCCCACGGCATCTTCCCAGGTCGGGATTTTCTTATGCAGCGAAAGCTCTTCGCCATGTTCATCGCCGTCGTCATGGTCATCATGATCGAGATCATCACGATCGCGTGAAACTTCACTACGGCCTGCTTCACTCCGAACAGGCTCACCTCGGCCAGATTCACCTCGACCGCTCGGAGCGCGACGTGGTTCGGGCGATTCGCTACGTCCCCGGCGCGGCGAGCGACCGGCGTACGAAACGTCGTCCAAATCATCGTCGTCGTCTTCATCGTCGATGCTGCGGCTGGTGGCTGGACGAACTTCACGCGGTGGTGCGGCACCGGTGGTTTCGCGGTCGCGTCCCCCTCGTCGACGACGACGGCGGCGGCGGCGAACACCTTCGCGAGCTGGTTCTTCATCACGTGCACGAGCTTCACCAGCGATGGGCAATTCCGTGTCACTTCCATCGTCGACCGGTTCGGCATCTTCATCGATGAAATCGCGGCGAGCAAAGTCGCCCCGCGATTCACCACGAACAGGCGCTGGTTCATCGCGGTCGCTAAATCCCCGTTGAGGAAGCACTTCGTCGAGTTCTTCATCCTCAAGCGGTGCGCGGCCTGGTGATGGAATTGCATCGCTGACCGGGGCTTCGGCCCCTCCACGTCCACGGCGACCACGCCCACGGCGGCGGCGACGGCGTTTGCGACCCTCGCTCGAATCGTCGCTCGGTGTGGGAGCATCAGATCCAGCGAGAGGAGCATCGTCGATGCCGTACTCAATCACAGCGCCGGTGGCCACTTCCTCATCGTCATCGACGTAATCGAAGTCACGCTTGTCGATATCGCGTTTATCAAGATCACGCTTCTCAAGATCACGGCGCTCGACGTCGCGGCGTTCCAGGTCTCGCTTCTCGAAATCTCGACGCTCGACATCACGTGGTGGACGTGGAGCGCGAGGGGCTTCGCTCGAAACGCGAGGAGCACTTTCAGCAGCAGGAGCTTCATCGCGCCGCACTCGGTCGCGTCCGCGACCACGGCCCCGACGGCGTCCTCGAAAATCCTCTTGAAGGTTGGCAGGACCCGGAGCAGGGAACTCGCTGGTGTCCTCATCCCAAACCGACTTCGCAGACGCTGCTGCGGGCGCTGGCTGAACTGGGGCTGGTGGAGGTGGTGCAACGGGGTGGGATGGAGCCGGGCTAAACCCCGTCAGAGCTGGTGGTGCCTGCGGCGTCACTGGTGCCTGCTGCAGAGGCTGAGCAGCCAGCATGGCGGCCAAGGGCTCGGGGAGCGGAACAGGTTCCGGCGGAACTTCCAGCCCCAGCTGACCTGCTAATTGCGACCAGCTGCTGCGTTTGCCAGGAGGTGCGGTCGTGGTTGGCTTGGGCTTTGGTTTGGCGGGAGGAGGTGGAAGTGTCGACGCAATTCGCTGCTGCGAAACCACTTCGGGCACGTCAGCAACATTTTCAACAGGCACGCTGGCAGAGGGTTCAGCGGCAACAGGTTCGGCAGAAGGGGCCGAGGAAAGTTCGGGCTGGGTCTGCGAAGCAGGGGCAGCGAGGCCAAAGCTCTCTAGCAAAGAACGCCAGCGGTCAGGTTTTGACGGATCGGGCATGAGTTTCCAATGTGAACTAAAGCTCCGCAGAATTAGCGCGAAGCAGGATGGAAGGCAGAAACGCTTCCGCTAGAGGGCCGCAAGCAAGTGGCCGGGCCAACATCTGTAGCGGGGTCTGCCGGGTTGACATCGCGGATTATAGCGGTCGCCACGATGGGTGGGAAGTCATTCTGCCAGCAGAGTTTGCAACTAATTTCCACCATCTTTCTCTGACCCCAATACCACCCAGATGCGTAGAATCTCAAGACAACCGCTAGCGACCCGCATTTCCCGACCGCTAGCAGCGCTAAAGCTCCCAGGACTCTCTCCCGAAGGAGTATGCGATGAATCGCTCGTCTGGCACCTCAGAAATCCTCCCTTTTTGCGAAACGGTGGAGATTTCGGGGCACATCATCGACAGTTTGCTCCTCCCCAAAGTGCTCGATCTGATCACTGCCGCCGGGGGTGCATTTCAGATCCGCGACATCACCGTGGGACAGGCTCGCTCCGACGCAAGTTTCGCAAGGATCGAGGTTTCAGCAGCCTCGAAAGAGCGTCTCGAGCAGATTCTGGCTGCCATCGCCGACCATGGCGCAACAGCCATCCATCAGCACGACGCACGCCTCGTTCCGGCTGATATTGCAGCCGCATTTCCCGAGGGATTCTATGCCACCACGAATCAGCAAACGGAAATCCGTATCGCTGGAAAGTGGCTGAACGTCGACAAGCAGGAAATGGACTGCGGAATCGTCGTCGCCCCCGACCTGCAATCCGCCGCATGCCGTGCCATGACAGAAATCAACATCGGTGACCTCGTGGTGGTTGGCCATGTGGGGGTGCGTGTCCATCCGGTTGAACGGAACGCTCGCAAGCATGGCTTTGAGTTCATGAACAGCCCCGTTTCGACAGAAAAACCCAAAGGGGTTGCGATCCGTCAGATTGCCGAGGAACTCGTACGTGCCCGGCGCGAGCATGGCCAAACGCTTGTCGTCGGTGGGCCTGCCATCGTCCACACCGGAAGTGCCGAGCACCTCTCCAGCCTGATAAGACGAGGCTATGTCAACAAACTCTTTGCAGGCAATGCACTGGCAACTCATGATATCGAGCAAGCTTTGTTTGGCACGAGCCTGGGCGTAAGACTCGACTGCGGCGATATTGTTGAAGCTGGCCACGAGCATCATTTAAGGTCCATCAACCGCATACGCCGCTGGGGAGGAATTAAGGCTGCTGTCGATGGCGGATATCTTAAAAGCGGCATCATGTATGAATGTATTAAGAACAAAATTGAATACATTCTCGCGGGCAGCATTCGCGATGATGGGCCACTCCCTGAAGTGATCACCGATACGCTGGAAGCACAGCAGGCCATGCGGCGTGGGATCGCTGGCGTTTCTTTTTGCTTAATGGTCGCCACTACACTCCACTCCATCGCCGTTGGCAATCTACTACCGGCCTGGGTCAAAGTAGTTTGCGTCGACATCAATCCTTCGACAGTGATTAAGCTTGCCGATCGTGGATCGTTCCAAACCGTGGGACTCGTCACCGATGTGGAACCATTTTTCCGGGCATTAGTCGGTGAAATTGACCGAATCGAGAGGGAGACACCATGAACGAATCTCGCCCCCTCTTCGCCCCGCCTCGCATCCTTATGTGCTCT
This window of the Pirellula staleyi DSM 6068 genome carries:
- a CDS encoding methylated-DNA--[protein]-cysteine S-methyltransferase; this encodes MSTITKRRRLTSAQQTSRESLPGELPQWSYVLETELGYTAIVWSESKLTSLVFGRRSAAIALQDSAAVAVTNPPKWIAKIAKRLAAFTAGKRDDFADLPLALDHLAPFTRTVIDACRAIPLGETRSYADLAAMAGSPRASRAVGSVMRTNRFPVVVPCHRVVASGGKIGGYSAPDGLDMKRRLLALEQQIVAKSRGPH
- a CDS encoding DUF4254 domain-containing protein, with protein sequence MIRIAEVTTLHATMVARWHQRAIDNPYQGFLAAVCTQLSFNYQLWHEEDIARSREVSDARIAEVKRAIDKFNQQRNDWIEKLDDMITAEVDRVGIRPGAHATLNTETPGSSIDRLSILALRIYHLKEQRDRLDATAEHVEGVERKLAIALAQHDDLSASAQQLIDDIFAGRKKHKTYRQLKMYNDPSLNPYLYQARRAA
- a CDS encoding M28 family peptidase, which codes for MASPSGTKTNIGFYSILILTIGCGLALLSFSGSGFVFSQRAPLSKLTLSDIPFNGERAYEHLKTVCAIGPRISGTQGMLDQQAYLVKHFESIGGKVTLQSFDIRHPETGERTTLANLIVEWHPEREERILVACHYDTRPFPDQDPNPRLRREPFIGANDGGSGVGLLCELGTMMPQFESKYGIDFVLFDGEELVYDDRDKYFLGSEHFSNEYIRNPPRHKYRSGILLDMVGDAELQVFRESLSMSWPETRPIVLDIWKTAEDLGVKEFISRTRHEIRDDHLALRNIAKIPTCDIIDFDYPRPGNVNYWHTTKDVPENCSALSLAKVGWVVHEYLKRLK
- a CDS encoding DUF1559 domain-containing protein; the encoded protein is MTVFRSWKKGFTLVELLVVIAIIGVLVALLLPAVQAAREAARRSSCSNNLKQLGLALHNYHDTLGSFPYGYMEVGTRLKRNCWFQGVLPFMEQTAMYDKYSALTIEWIMDVPDTIKDIPIKTMNCPSDGSGGSNSQGANGGNRGPGYGAQGNYVGCTGDGLMVYGTANDGLFFQLSNNTFGSVIDGTSNSLAFGEVIIRGKSNTNSAWGDGGSYWGGARWGGYGFTTMEAPNTTIADQVYLCKSTTWKGAPCTSITSSDTQRNFLRSYHPAGAQVALIDGSTRFISNTINITTYRALGTINGGETLGEY
- the recG gene encoding ATP-dependent DNA helicase RecG: MDARQTPSQFLATPVEEIRGIGPARAPYLHRLELRTARDVLFCFPRSYQDMSELREVSQLEEGVMASVVGVVEEVDFRPLRNGRTLLAVLVRQGTQYIRCMWFSQGFLRDKYKPGRRVLVSGAPKLQGLRWEFTHPRTQMLADDEDAPTGRILPVYSLTDGITQTQMRRMVQNVVEKYSEYLEEVFPDELRKAHDLLPISEATLEVHFPTSKERLEGARRRFIYQELLVLQLALCWRKSRLETNCTAVPMPIDARIDARITRLLPFALTESQRQVINEITADMGRDRPMNRLLQGDVGSGKTVVAMFAMLLTVAHGRQAALMAPTEVLARQHARTLADRLAASRVRIACVTGSMPTGERKQTLAKIQQGEIDIVVGTHAIAASAGGSDLPFAKLGLVVIDEQHKFGVRQRAALKGAGENPHYLVMTATPIPRTISLTLFGDLEVSTLTGTPPGRQKVNTYCVGDERREGWWNFFRKRLAEGRQGYVIAPLVEQSEHIEAQSVTTLYEKLSEGELQGIRCGMLHGKMSSTEKDEILTRFEAGKLQVLIATPVIEVGIDVPNATLMTIEDGERFGLAQLHQLRGRVTRGQHPGFCCVFAQPSTEESQQRLAAFTQSTDGFELAEIDFRLRGPGDLLGTKQHGLPPLRMADLVRDREILLKARVDAQQMLLESPELATQELAKLRRMVLVRYGKTLDLGSVG
- a CDS encoding isocitrate/isopropylmalate family dehydrogenase, which translates into the protein MTTTSKLYRIAVYGGDGIGADVTREALRLLNAVAQRHAFQLVLTELDWGIDHYRRTGVVVPENFLEILRPHDAILLGAVGWPAELPDHATLAPLVRIRQAFDQYACVRPAWLLPGVPCVLTGKSAGDIDLVVIRENSEGEYVDQGGWLHRGTDREVAIQTAVHSRRGVARILRYAFELARKRKQKLTMATKSNAQRYAYVLWDNLLDEIAPEYPDVASERQHCDALLMNLVRWPERFDVIVASNLFGDLLTDLAGQLAGGLGLAPSTNTNPERNFPSMFEPVHGSAPDIAGKGIANPTAAILSAAMMLEHLGEVAAARMIEQSIASTLAAGHRTRDLGGTLSTIEFTDRVLEHL